The proteins below are encoded in one region of Hordeum vulgare subsp. vulgare chromosome 3H, MorexV3_pseudomolecules_assembly, whole genome shotgun sequence:
- the LOC123443046 gene encoding transcription factor HY5-like — MAAQEQEQDKQQAKTSTTSSLPSSSDRSSSSGPNNLKEGGAESDEEIRRVPEMGGGGGSASSGAGDGKQLQLAAAGGGQAPAGKKRGRAAGDKEQNRLKRLLRNRVSAQQARERKKAYMTELEVKAKDLELRNAELEQKVSTLQNENNTLRQILKNTTAHAGKKPSGGGGKGGDGVKKHHHHFGKS; from the exons ATGGCggcgcaggagcaggagcaggataaGCAGCAGGCCAAGACGAGCACCACCAGCTCGCTGCCGTCCAGCAGCGACCGCTCCTCCAGCTCCGGCCCCAACAACCTCAAGGAAGGAG GCGCGGAGAGCGACGAGGAGATACGGCGGGTGCCGGagatgggcggcggcggcgggtcggCGTCGTCCGGCGCGGGGGACGGCAAGCAGCTgcagctggcggcggcggggggagggCAGGCCCCGGCGGGGAAGAAGCGCGGGCGCGCCGCCGGGGACAAGGAGCAGAACCGGCTGAAGCGGCTGCTGCGGAACCGCGTGTCGGCGCAGCAGGCCCGGGAGCGGAAGAAGGCCTACATGACGGAGCTGGAGGTCAAGGCCAAGGACCTCGAGCTCCGCAATGCCGAGCTCGAGCAGAAGGTCTCCACCCTCCAGAACGAGAACAACACGCTCCGCCAG ATACTCAAGAACACGACGGCGCACGCCGGGAAGAagccgagcggcggcggcggcaagggGGGAGACGGCGTCAAgaagcaccaccaccacttcgGCAAGAGCTAG